From a region of the Pseudanabaena sp. ABRG5-3 genome:
- a CDS encoding ABC transporter ATP-binding protein has protein sequence MSIAPILKAENISKSFGGIHAVSNARIEVPAGSITGLIGPNGAGKTTFFGLLSNFLKPDRGTVQFDGMPIQGKPPHAIAKLGMIRTFQVPRVLSRLSVLENMLLAAQDQAGEKFWNTWFQGQKIATQEKENREKARHILESVGLIRMADNYAGSLSGGQRKLLEIARALMTDPKLILLDEPAAGVNPALIEEICSLIHKLNQDGLSFLIIEHNMDVIMSLCDRVWVLAEGHNLADGSPTEVQSDPKVLEAYLGS, from the coding sequence ATGTCGATCGCCCCAATACTTAAAGCTGAAAACATCTCGAAATCCTTTGGCGGCATCCATGCCGTAAGCAATGCCCGCATTGAAGTACCAGCAGGCAGTATCACAGGATTAATTGGTCCCAATGGGGCAGGGAAAACTACATTTTTTGGATTGCTCTCCAACTTCCTGAAACCCGATCGTGGCACAGTGCAGTTTGACGGAATGCCGATTCAAGGTAAGCCACCCCATGCGATCGCCAAACTCGGCATGATCCGTACCTTTCAAGTCCCTCGCGTCTTGTCGCGCCTATCAGTACTAGAAAACATGCTACTGGCAGCCCAAGATCAAGCAGGTGAAAAGTTTTGGAATACTTGGTTTCAAGGACAAAAAATCGCCACACAGGAAAAAGAAAATCGCGAAAAAGCAAGACATATTCTCGAATCCGTCGGCTTAATCAGAATGGCGGATAACTACGCAGGTTCTCTATCTGGTGGTCAGCGCAAGTTATTAGAAATTGCCCGTGCCTTGATGACTGACCCCAAATTAATTTTGCTAGATGAGCCTGCTGCGGGTGTAAATCCTGCCTTGATTGAAGAGATTTGTAGCCTGATCCACAAGTTAAATCAAGACGGATTGAGCTTTTTGATTATCGAACACAACATGGATGTGATTATGTCCCTATGCGATCGCGTCTGGGTCTTAGCTGAAGGTCACAACCTTGCCGATGGTTCACCTACTGAAGTTCAAAGTGATCCTAAAGTTTTAGAAGCTTATTTGGGGTCGTAA
- a CDS encoding putative toxin-antitoxin system toxin component, PIN family — MKYIVVFDTNILISALFSQTGSPFRALALAKIGQIESVTCQEILDEFSEKLLLKFKFSEEKTQFAVNEIQKFSRIVTISGTLKVVPNDPDDDMVIECAVAGCATHIITGDKHLLSLSQHQNIAITKATDFVNLFA; from the coding sequence ATGAAATATATTGTTGTTTTTGACACAAACATCCTAATTTCGGCATTGTTCTCACAAACTGGAAGTCCATTTAGAGCCTTAGCCCTAGCAAAAATTGGACAAATAGAGTCTGTTACCTGCCAAGAAATTTTAGATGAATTTTCTGAAAAACTATTATTAAAATTTAAATTCTCTGAAGAAAAAACTCAATTTGCGGTTAATGAAATACAGAAATTCTCGCGGATAGTGACAATTTCTGGAACACTTAAAGTTGTGCCTAATGATCCTGATGACGATATGGTGATTGAATGTGCTGTAGCTGGTTGTGCAACGCATATAATTACAGGTGATAAACACCTTTTGTCACTTAGTCAACATCAGAATATTGCGATCACTAAAGCCACAGACTTTGTTAACTTATTTGCGTAG
- a CDS encoding Uma2 family endonuclease, which produces MIAQPQLIQENHQIIMSADEYLVWESQQEEKYEYENGKIIAMTGGTIPHSQIPLNLGALLLAHLRGKKCKISISDAKVLVRSRKYYYPDVVVSCDARDRFSRDFLQYPVLIAEVLSPTTEARDRGIKQQSYMVIDTLQTYILIDSERPRVEVYQRHGDCAWEYQSIAIEQITFEQDDPLIPITSIDLQFPLSALYENVDFLDSSQL; this is translated from the coding sequence ATGATTGCTCAACCACAGTTAATCCAAGAAAATCATCAAATCATCATGTCTGCTGATGAGTACCTTGTTTGGGAAAGTCAGCAAGAAGAAAAATATGAATACGAAAACGGTAAAATCATCGCGATGACAGGCGGTACAATTCCTCATAGTCAAATTCCTCTTAACTTAGGAGCATTACTACTTGCTCATTTGCGGGGAAAAAAATGCAAGATCTCGATCAGTGATGCCAAAGTTCTTGTTAGATCTCGAAAATATTACTATCCTGATGTTGTCGTATCCTGTGACGCTCGCGATCGCTTTTCCCGTGATTTTTTGCAATATCCTGTGCTGATTGCGGAAGTTTTATCACCTACTACTGAAGCACGCGATCGCGGTATTAAGCAGCAAAGTTATATGGTGATCGATACGCTGCAAACCTATATCTTGATCGACTCAGAGCGTCCCAGAGTCGAGGTTTATCAAAGACATGGCGATTGCGCTTGGGAATATCAGTCCATAGCGATCGAGCAGATAACTTTTGAGCAAGATGATCCTCTTATTCCCATAACTAGCATCGATCTCCAATTTCCCTTATCCGCCCTCTACGAAAATGTTGACTTTCTTGATAGTTCGCAACTGTAG
- a CDS encoding Rpn family recombination-promoting nuclease/putative transposase: MYDNTCKFLVENFPTDFASWLLGKPIPLTKLEPSELSADPIRADSVILLESAEIIVHLEFQTKTDDTMTYRMANYYLRLYGKYPTKDIHQTVVYLRETKSPLAYQSSFNTKKLNHEFNVIRLWEQPTEIFQQYQGLLPLAVLTKTGDRAETLREVAQLINNIDDKKVKSNVAAATAIISGLALEHEVIQRLLRSEIMEESVVYQEILREGLAKGEAKGLAKGEAKGKVEATNQIALNMLRSNMSPDLVAQLTGLTLKQIQKLQKISTKKPRTQKSP; the protein is encoded by the coding sequence ATGTATGACAACACCTGTAAGTTTTTAGTCGAAAACTTCCCCACTGACTTTGCCAGTTGGCTCTTGGGGAAACCGATTCCTTTGACAAAACTGGAGCCATCGGAACTCTCCGCCGATCCGATCCGTGCTGATTCTGTAATTCTTTTGGAATCAGCAGAAATAATTGTGCATCTAGAATTTCAAACTAAGACCGATGACACAATGACTTATCGGATGGCTAATTACTATTTGCGGCTATATGGCAAATATCCCACTAAGGATATTCATCAAACTGTTGTCTACTTAAGAGAAACAAAATCACCACTTGCCTATCAATCAAGCTTTAACACTAAAAAGTTAAATCATGAATTTAATGTCATTCGTCTTTGGGAGCAGCCTACGGAAATTTTTCAACAATATCAAGGACTATTGCCTCTGGCAGTTTTAACAAAAACAGGCGATCGCGCTGAAACCTTACGAGAAGTCGCCCAACTGATTAACAATATTGATGATAAAAAAGTTAAAAGTAATGTCGCTGCTGCCACAGCAATTATTTCTGGGTTAGCATTAGAACATGAAGTAATTCAAAGATTACTTAGGAGTGAGATCATGGAAGAATCTGTAGTCTATCAAGAAATTTTGCGCGAAGGTCTAGCTAAAGGAGAAGCTAAAGGTTTAGCTAAAGGAGAAGCTAAGGGCAAGGTTGAAGCGACTAATCAAATTGCGCTCAATATGTTGCGTTCTAACATGTCTCCAGATTTGGTGGCTCAGTTAACTGGACTAACTCTAAAACAAATCCAAAAACTTCAAAAAATTTCTACAAAGAAGCCTCGAACACAAAAATCACCTTAA